The following are encoded together in the Streptomyces rapamycinicus NRRL 5491 genome:
- a CDS encoding cellulase family glycosylhydrolase, with amino-acid sequence MPTHETRGIRIGRPRPGRTRLLGVAVLLLAAAAAPGTPAAAAEAPWFDGRAADQVTVDGTRFADGHGREVVLRGFNVSGETKLEENGGLPFATTADARKSAAAMRHLTGANAVRYLLSWAHAEPEPGQVDTGYLEKATAQMKAFLDAGIRVFPDFHQDLYSGRLFDKDSWYSGDGAPKWVIDAGGYPKESCGICFHWGQNITQNQAVRDATRDFWRNRALTTGAGTVRVQDAFLATAEKTMTYLARELTDDQFTRVVGFDPLNEPYAGAYDDGQNSRTWEKSVLWPFYEKFRARMDAAGWQDKPAFVEPNMFWNSNLDFQRQEGGLLDAGKPGPDYVFNTHYYDQKAISGIFMPGKAADGQYAGDFGALRDRSTALGLPAVMSEFGHPLAGFTSDKAPTVVKGMYQALDSRLPGATWWTKPAASGAVLSSTQWQWDIYNGRHHEAMNGNTGKVLTEGDAWNDEDLSAVRLDDSGDAALRQDARLLDRIYPRAVAGRTLAFTFEDRARDGSTTLSWDRIPGSLRHVAKVTGSGRYSMLVWRSDGATDAPTELRLPRDFDPARTTVVSDLGTLTGPPAYTAHGHTADHPVATAAEPGDGEGNRLVLSAPAGESTGTLHYALIADGTAAPTAEQRAAAQRELAQWTADAGF; translated from the coding sequence GCCGAGGCGCCCTGGTTCGACGGCCGGGCGGCGGACCAGGTGACCGTGGACGGCACCCGGTTCGCCGACGGCCACGGCCGCGAGGTCGTGCTGCGCGGCTTCAACGTGTCCGGCGAGACCAAACTGGAGGAGAACGGCGGGCTCCCGTTCGCCACCACCGCCGACGCGAGGAAATCCGCCGCCGCCATGCGCCACCTGACCGGCGCCAACGCGGTGCGGTACCTGCTCTCCTGGGCCCATGCCGAGCCCGAGCCGGGCCAGGTGGACACCGGCTATCTGGAGAAGGCCACCGCGCAGATGAAGGCGTTCCTCGACGCCGGAATCCGGGTCTTCCCCGACTTCCACCAGGACCTGTACTCCGGCCGTCTCTTCGACAAGGACAGCTGGTACAGCGGCGACGGCGCCCCGAAATGGGTCATCGACGCGGGCGGATACCCCAAGGAGTCCTGCGGCATCTGCTTCCACTGGGGCCAGAACATCACCCAGAACCAGGCGGTCAGAGACGCCACCCGCGACTTCTGGCGCAACCGCGCCCTGACCACCGGCGCGGGCACCGTCCGTGTCCAGGACGCCTTCCTGGCCACCGCCGAGAAGACCATGACCTACCTCGCCCGGGAGCTCACCGACGACCAGTTCACCCGCGTCGTCGGCTTCGACCCGCTCAACGAGCCGTACGCGGGCGCGTACGACGACGGCCAGAACAGCCGCACCTGGGAGAAGAGCGTGCTGTGGCCCTTCTACGAGAAGTTCCGCGCCCGTATGGACGCCGCGGGCTGGCAGGACAAGCCCGCGTTCGTGGAACCCAATATGTTCTGGAACTCCAACCTGGACTTCCAGCGCCAGGAGGGCGGACTCCTCGACGCCGGAAAACCCGGCCCCGACTACGTCTTCAACACCCACTACTACGATCAGAAGGCCATCTCCGGGATCTTCATGCCCGGCAAGGCGGCCGACGGCCAGTACGCGGGCGACTTCGGCGCCCTGCGCGACCGCTCCACCGCCCTAGGCCTGCCCGCCGTCATGAGCGAATTCGGCCATCCGCTGGCCGGCTTCACCTCCGACAAGGCCCCCACCGTCGTCAAGGGCATGTACCAGGCGCTGGACTCCCGCCTCCCCGGCGCCACCTGGTGGACCAAACCGGCCGCCTCCGGCGCCGTGCTCTCCTCCACCCAGTGGCAGTGGGACATCTACAACGGCCGCCACCACGAGGCCATGAACGGCAACACCGGGAAGGTACTCACCGAGGGTGACGCCTGGAACGACGAGGACCTCTCGGCCGTGCGCCTCGACGACTCCGGTGACGCCGCGCTGCGCCAGGACGCCCGGCTGCTCGACCGCATCTATCCGCGCGCCGTCGCGGGCCGCACCCTCGCCTTCACCTTCGAGGACCGTGCGCGTGACGGCTCCACCACGCTCAGCTGGGACCGCATCCCCGGCAGCCTGCGACACGTCGCCAAGGTCACCGGCTCAGGCCGCTACTCCATGCTGGTCTGGCGCTCAGACGGCGCCACCGACGCGCCCACCGAACTCCGGCTGCCCCGCGACTTCGACCCCGCACGGACCACCGTCGTCTCCGATCTGGGCACCCTCACCGGCCCGCCCGCGTACACCGCGCACGGCCACACCGCCGACCATCCCGTCGCCACCGCGGCGGAGCCCGGCGACGGCGAAGGCAACCGGCTGGTGCTGTCCGCCCCGGCCGGTGAGTCCACCGGCACCCTGCACTACGCGCTGATCGCCGACGGCACCGCCGCCCCTACGGCGGAGCAGCGCGCCGCCGCCCAGCGCGAGCTCGCGCAATGGACGGCGGACGCCGGTTTCTGA